The Bdellovibrionales bacterium CG10_big_fil_rev_8_21_14_0_10_45_34 sequence GAGATTGTTTCAACTTGTTTCTCTGGCCACCCTAGCCAGTCTTTTTTCTGTTTCAGGTATTCCCCAAGAACTGAAAACACCCAAAAATGCGACCGGTAAACGCTTGAGCCAAGAGTCAAAAGTAAGCGCTAAGCGAGGCAGAGCTAAGATTTCTCTAGAAGGGCAAATCCAGGTGATTTTTGCCAATAAGCTCTGGAACACTTCCAGCACAGAGATAAACACGGGCACGTTAGTGTTGAGGGATGCAATTACAAAAAGGGTTGTGAAGATTCAACTTCAGGAGTCTGAGCCCGACTCCTCCGAGTTTCACGGAAAATTCACCGTGAACTGGGAAGGCACTACACAAATGGTCCCTGGGTTCTATGGACAAAAGAACGAAGGAGCCGGATACAAAGAAGAAGACATCCCGCAACTTATCAAATCTGGCCAACTTGTGAGGCTTCCCTACGTTCTTGAAAAGGATCCGCGTGGCCCCTATACATTTTACGTTTTTACCGACAGAGAACAGACCATCAAGGCAGCTAAAACTATAGAAGAGAGAGCTAGAGCTGCTAAACCATCCATTATTGCGCCGACTTCCAGCAAAGCTGCATTAGCAGTTTTAGAAGTGAATCAACTCAAGCAGCTTCAAGAACTCAAATTCAAATTGAGTGAAGATGCCATTAAGAGAGAAAAAGAACGACTTTTACGCTACGAGAAGGCTCTGCAGGAAAGATCCAAGAACTCTCAAGAACTTTCTCGATTGCCGGAGGGCCAAAGAAATCTTCGAACCAAGGAAGCAGAAAGATTGGCTCAAGAAGGCATGAGGCAGTTTCAAGCTGGAGATTTTAAGCAGGCAACCCAAAGCTTCAAAAAAAGCCTTGAACTCAATCCCAACGGGCAGGGCATTTACTATAGTTACGGTGTTTCGCTATACCGAGAAGGTGAGTATGACGAGTCAATAGTGGCTCTAAGAATGTCTCAAAATGATTTGGTCGATCGGCAAGTGCTCGAGAAAGACTTTTACTTGGCGCTTAATTACTTTCGGTTAAGAGAGTACGCGTTTGCCCAAAAAGCTTTCGAAGAATTGCGTGGCAAAAAAGATCCTGCGCTTTCGCCATCTTCGGCTTTCTATCTTGGTCTTATAGGCTATGAAACTGCAGAATACGAATCAGCAAAACCTTACTTTCAAGAAGTTCTCGATACCTCAGAAGATTCACAGCTTGACGAACAAGCCGAAAGAATGATTGATCAAATCAATGCAATCCTTCAATTTGCCAAGTTAAAAGAAAAACGATTCGTACTAGATTTAACTCTGGGCATATCCTACGACTCAAACGTGCTTCTCGTTTCTGACTCTAATCCCGATCAGGCGAGCCCGTCTGATTTAGCTGGCACACGTCTGGCTGGTGGGGCTGGCCTATACTGGAGACCCATCTTTGAAAAAGACTATGAATGGGGCCTAAAGGCAAAGCTAGATTACATCTATTCGCTTCAGAGTAGGTTAAGCCAAGCGGATCCGTTCCTGGTAAACGTTAGCTCCCCTTTTTCTTGGCGAGGCAAGTTGTTTCAAAAAGGTTACAAGCTGTCGGTCAAACCTGCGTATGAAAACTTGTACCTCGACGCCGACCAATCAGGGTCACGAGAACATTTGCTTTCTTCTCTCATGGCAGACTGGGGCAACACTTTTGTCATGAGCGAAAGTTGGTTCTCTAGTTACAATTTTAAAATCCGCCAAGATCGCTTTACCACAGATGCAACGAAGGTCCAAAACGCTAACAAGTACACACTTAACCTTAACAATATAGTATTTCTTGGAAGCAAAAAGAATAGAGGTCTTATCTCAGACCTAAACTATATCGAAAATAAAGCTGAAACGACAACTTGGATGTTTCGAAGGTACGATATTGGCTTAAGCTATTTGACTCCTTTGATGGAAAATTATCAGGGGGTAGTTGGGTTCGTCTATTACAATGCTAATTATTACGAAAACACTCAGGGACGAAACGACACTAACTGGACAGCTCTAGCTATTGTCACAAAAAAACTGTCGGAGTGGCTTGAAGGTGGCTTGAGTGCAACATACATTCGTAACCAGTCGACCGTTCCAACCTTCACATACTCAAAATATATCATTGGTATTAACTTCAGCACTTCAACAGCTTTTTAGCGCCTAAGAGCGATTGATTCGATACAATCTAACATTCGTTGCTCTACAGACTTTAGAGTGTTTGCATCAATTTGTGATTCTTGCCACTTCATAACCGGATTAGTTAAAAATGTGGCATAATCGGACTCGCGGGGAAGCACTCCCAGTAAAGCCAAAAGCCTTACCTGAAAGTGAACTTTTAAAAGATTCGGCTGAGTGCAACTTTCGAGTGCGATGAGTGAGTTACCTAGAAGCTGAAAAAGAGCCAATGAGTCTGAATCTTCATCTTCTGTCAACCGGTCGACAGATTTCATAAACGCCAATGCTGTTTCAATTTGATCGAAGTTCTTACGAAGGCCTTCAAAGGCGTTCACTAGTTTAGCCTCGTTGAGCAGATGGATCTGACCTTCTCGAGAACTCTTTTTTATAACTCCATCAACCAAACAGGGTGGCTCTAGAATTCCACCCCCAAATCTCTTCACGCTTCGAGCTGCCCCGCGGGCGATCAGCGTAAGCTTTCCGTAGGATCGACTAAAAACTTTGAGTACAAAATTGGAATCGCCTTGCGAAATGCGCTTCAATACAAAAAATCTGTCGTTAAGAATCAAACGAAAGCCACTCCGTAATAGAGCCGGATTGCACCGATAAAGAGAGTCACAGAAGTGACACCTGAAACAACTGAGAGCAGCGAGATAGTGCCGACACGTGGATTTACCTTTAAAGTTGCCAACAATATAGGAAGAAGATTTCCGATAAGAGCTATGGTGATAGTTTGAACAATTGCAATGCCCGCCAAAATCTGACTAACTTGAAGGTCACCAAACGCAAGCCAACTCGCTCCACCAAGGAGCAGAGCCAAAGTTAGACCGTTTAAGCTACTAATCCCCGTCTCTGTCAGTAAATGCTCAGAAATAACTCGTCGATGAAGCTCACCTTCTCTGATCATACTGAGCGCCACCGCCGCTGACTGAGACGCCGTAAGCTGGGCCAACCCCAAAAGCGCCGGCAGAAAGCCCAGACTCGCAAGCCAAAGTGGGCGATCCATTAAAGAAAGTAACCAATAGGCCACCAAAAAACTCAGCATACCGCCCACAAAAATTAAAGACTGCGATGGCAAACGTGAGGCGAGCTGTCCCCAAAAACTAAAGTCATCTTCAATTGAAGCGACTTGGCCCAACGCTCTTAGATCGTCTTGGGCTTCTTCGCGGATAATATCAATAACGTCATCAACCGTAATAACTCCGGCAAGTTCATTGTTTTCATCAATAACCGGAACCGACAAAAAATCGTACTTTTCAACGATTTGAGCGACTTCCTTAGCTGGCGTATCGACTCTCACTCTAATTACATCCGGTGACATGACTTCGGTAAGCTTTCGATTAGGCCTACTTAAGAGCAATTCTTTAAGGCTTAATACACCAACTAAGTTAGAATTCTTGTTAATTAAGTATATGTAGTGGGCGACTAACGAATCGGACTCATGATTCTGAATGCTTTGAATAGCGTCAGACACACTTAAGTCATCTCTCAGCGCAAGTACTTCGGTATTCATAATACCTCCCGCGCTGTCTTGAGAATAACGTAGAAGGTCTGCCACTTCTTCTTGATCTTCTTTGACCAAGCTCTTTAAAATCGACTGCGAAAGTTCTTCGGGTAAACTTCCGATGAGGTCTGCAACGTCGTCTGTATCCATACCAGCAACAAGGGTTTGAATTTCTTCTTTAGGAAGAGTTCGCAGCACCTCCTCTTGGAGGTCTTCAGGTAGATAACTCAAAACTTCGGATCGCCGCTCCGCTGGTCCGACAAGCTTAAACGTCTGCTGACGTTCTTCAGAATCTAAAGATTCCAAAAGGCTTGCTACGTCAGCTGTATGAGCCCTGCAG is a genomic window containing:
- the recO gene encoding DNA repair protein RecO yields the protein MVGNFKGKSTCRHYLAALSCFRCHFCDSLYRCNPALLRSGFRLILNDRFFVLKRISQGDSNFVLKVFSRSYGKLTLIARGAARSVKRFGGGILEPPCLVDGVIKKSSREGQIHLLNEAKLVNAFEGLRKNFDQIETALAFMKSVDRLTEDEDSDSLALFQLLGNSLIALESCTQPNLLKVHFQVRLLALLGVLPRESDYATFLTNPVMKWQESQIDANTLKSVEQRMLDCIESIALRR
- the mgtE gene encoding magnesium transporter — its product is MDSRTRVLISSVRKLMRRGAFKNIEKIVCRAHTADVASLLESLDSEERQQTFKLVGPAERRSEVLSYLPEDLQEEVLRTLPKEEIQTLVAGMDTDDVADLIGSLPEELSQSILKSLVKEDQEEVADLLRYSQDSAGGIMNTEVLALRDDLSVSDAIQSIQNHESDSLVAHYIYLINKNSNLVGVLSLKELLLSRPNRKLTEVMSPDVIRVRVDTPAKEVAQIVEKYDFLSVPVIDENNELAGVITVDDVIDIIREEAQDDLRALGQVASIEDDFSFWGQLASRLPSQSLIFVGGMLSFLVAYWLLSLMDRPLWLASLGFLPALLGLAQLTASQSAAVALSMIREGELHRRVISEHLLTETGISSLNGLTLALLLGGASWLAFGDLQVSQILAGIAIVQTITIALIGNLLPILLATLKVNPRVGTISLLSVVSGVTSVTLFIGAIRLYYGVAFV